From a region of the Paenibacillus sp. FSL R10-2734 genome:
- a CDS encoding extracellular solute-binding protein encodes MVRKVMTKVLTSVMLLSVLAACGGTKEVDDSQTSQSNAPNATETASSTNPEDIKADLNWFGLAQPKEFEDRYGQYIKKKFPNVNITYINQTEERKMEQVIASGTDIDIYLATAGELREDWIPANLAQDLTPLISSHNIPLDTIEPAYMDAVTIDGKTYLLPLSDNKFVMYYNKSIFDRFGVEYPHDGMTWDEAIDLGKKITRNEDGKQYLGLWLSPKHYLRVTQNSAGFVDPATNKATVNNDQWKFIYDNIFYKLSRDPGVQQRASEKFYGHDDFNKEFLVGMYVFTSGWMNSANSSLAMDWDIASVPEFKEYPGLNTQPYATYVGITSTSKHQEVAAEIAKYLVSEEYQTIMSKRGYITPLTTQAVRDVAFADYEFAKTKNIQALYHGKPAPQRTMTEYDEIVLEQAMYTGGVIPEIVKGKMDVNTALRQAEENGNKLIQEQIAQQ; translated from the coding sequence ATGGTACGAAAGGTGATGACGAAAGTGTTAACCTCTGTGATGCTGTTATCTGTATTGGCAGCATGTGGAGGTACGAAGGAAGTCGATGATTCGCAAACATCACAATCCAATGCTCCGAATGCAACCGAGACAGCAAGCAGCACCAATCCTGAAGATATTAAAGCTGATCTGAATTGGTTCGGTCTTGCACAACCAAAAGAATTTGAGGATCGTTACGGCCAGTATATTAAGAAAAAATTCCCTAATGTTAATATAACGTACATCAACCAGACTGAAGAACGCAAAATGGAGCAAGTTATTGCTTCAGGTACAGACATCGATATATATCTAGCCACAGCGGGTGAGTTGCGTGAAGACTGGATTCCTGCAAATTTGGCGCAGGATCTTACCCCGCTAATCTCATCGCATAATATTCCATTGGATACGATCGAACCTGCCTATATGGATGCGGTGACGATCGATGGCAAAACCTATTTGCTACCACTCAGCGATAATAAATTTGTCATGTATTATAATAAAAGCATCTTCGATCGTTTCGGTGTTGAATATCCTCATGATGGGATGACATGGGATGAAGCGATTGATCTTGGTAAGAAAATTACACGTAATGAAGATGGCAAGCAATATTTAGGTCTTTGGTTATCGCCTAAGCATTACCTTCGTGTTACTCAAAACTCTGCTGGATTCGTTGACCCTGCTACGAATAAGGCAACCGTTAATAATGATCAGTGGAAATTTATCTATGATAATATCTTCTATAAGCTATCTCGTGATCCAGGTGTACAGCAACGTGCTTCCGAAAAGTTTTACGGACATGATGACTTTAATAAGGAATTCCTAGTCGGCATGTATGTCTTTACATCGGGTTGGATGAACAGTGCCAACAGCTCGCTTGCGATGGATTGGGACATTGCATCTGTCCCAGAATTCAAGGAATACCCTGGTCTGAATACGCAGCCTTATGCAACCTATGTGGGTATTACATCCACCTCCAAACATCAGGAAGTTGCTGCGGAAATTGCAAAATATTTAGTTTCAGAAGAGTATCAGACCATTATGTCTAAAAGAGGTTACATTACACCTTTAACTACACAAGCGGTACGTGATGTTGCATTTGCTGATTACGAGTTCGCAAAAACAAAAAATATTCAAGCATTGTACCACGGCAAGCCTGCGCCGCAACGTACCATGACAGAATATGATGAAATCGTACTTGAACAAGCGATGTACACAGGTGGTGTTATCCCTGAGATTGTAAAAGGTAAAATGGATGTGAATACCGCCTTGCGACAAGCTGAGGAAAATGGCAACAAGCTAATTCAAGAGCAAATCGCTCAACAATAA
- a CDS encoding sialidase family protein, translated as MQLTDRYDGILRQSEQDSQLTEALLPIRYEPDSHSANMLELDNGDLLCVWFSGSGEGNPDTNVLLSRLPAGSNRWEEPIEVASDLERSEQNPVVFQAPDGGIWLLHTSTEPHNQRTSRIIFRISEDRGRTWGERCVLHEGPGLFLRSPILAMSNGEWLLPCYYCKDGGHYSVVLISSDQGATWKEYEVEGAQHRVQMSVVERHPGTLFAVFRSRQADRIYSSTSTDFGRTWSQPIKTALPNNNSSVQMTQLTNGDLVLIYNDSTMERDQHRWVQRKGEWRKKPLRTPLTIAVSEDGGATWPYIRNIQISDAEYREFQIGYSYPCIIQTKDGIIHTAYSFLRKAIKYVQFTEDWIKGRKDASLVVLEEEDLL; from the coding sequence ATGCAACTAACAGACCGATACGATGGGATTCTACGGCAATCGGAGCAGGATTCACAATTAACGGAAGCACTGCTACCGATCAGGTATGAGCCAGATAGTCATTCTGCCAATATGCTAGAACTAGATAATGGGGATTTGTTATGCGTATGGTTCTCAGGAAGTGGTGAAGGCAATCCAGATACGAATGTACTGCTGTCGAGACTACCGGCAGGTAGCAATCGGTGGGAGGAGCCTATCGAAGTTGCATCTGACCTCGAGCGCTCGGAGCAGAATCCAGTTGTTTTCCAAGCACCAGACGGCGGAATCTGGCTTCTTCATACGTCAACCGAACCGCATAATCAGCGCACATCCCGTATTATATTCCGTATCTCGGAAGACCGTGGTCGTACGTGGGGCGAACGTTGTGTTCTGCATGAAGGACCTGGCCTATTCCTTCGCAGTCCAATCCTGGCCATGAGCAACGGAGAATGGCTACTTCCCTGTTATTATTGTAAGGATGGAGGACATTATAGTGTTGTGCTGATATCAAGTGACCAGGGTGCAACGTGGAAGGAATACGAGGTTGAGGGCGCTCAGCATCGCGTTCAGATGAGTGTTGTGGAACGTCATCCTGGGACATTATTTGCTGTTTTCCGTAGTCGTCAAGCGGATCGCATTTATAGCAGCACCTCAACCGATTTTGGTAGAACCTGGAGCCAGCCTATCAAAACTGCACTACCGAACAACAACTCCTCTGTCCAGATGACACAGCTTACGAACGGGGATTTAGTTCTTATCTATAATGATTCCACCATGGAAAGAGATCAACATCGCTGGGTACAAAGAAAAGGAGAATGGCGTAAAAAGCCGCTACGCACACCACTGACTATCGCAGTGTCGGAAGACGGTGGAGCAACATGGCCCTATATTAGAAATATTCAGATCTCTGATGCGGAATATCGAGAATTCCAGATTGGCTATTCTTATCCATGTATAATACAAACGAAGGATGGTATCATTCATACGGCGTATTCTTTCTTGCGGAAAGCGATTAAGTACGTACAATTCACAGAGGATTGGATCAAGGGTCGGAAGGATGCTAGTTTAGTGGTTCTTGAGGAAGAAGATCTTTTGTAA
- a CDS encoding AraC family transcriptional regulator: MDWRVIELRGEKFFHSKFDIFVNREMESFSLSQHTHDFIEISYVEEGTGYHYIEDEMIQIKRGDLFVIPIGTSHVFRPSSRDKQLVIYNCIFRVSLLEQLRSSVCESSMLYKFLYESPPSSLKRLYYQDKFDKFLNLLHSMHREFINKGHRYEILIMGQLIQALAMLQRYECDDSLVSTPVTNMDNAIQYINEHFAMNITVQQVAERSFMSASHFQRLFKKTTGVTFMQYLQNIRIQRCCELLKSTEISIQEAANQVGYQDMKFFHALFRKKTGVTPRQYRKSTQDLEFPLASSE, translated from the coding sequence ATGGATTGGCGTGTAATAGAATTGCGTGGAGAAAAGTTCTTTCATTCTAAATTTGATATTTTCGTTAATCGAGAAATGGAGTCTTTTTCGCTTTCACAGCATACTCATGATTTTATTGAAATTAGCTATGTAGAGGAAGGGACTGGCTATCATTACATTGAGGATGAAATGATCCAAATTAAACGCGGTGATTTGTTCGTCATCCCGATTGGAACATCTCATGTTTTTCGGCCCTCCTCTCGGGATAAGCAGCTTGTGATCTATAATTGTATTTTTCGCGTTAGCTTGCTAGAGCAATTGCGATCCTCCGTCTGTGAATCCTCGATGCTGTACAAATTTTTGTACGAATCACCGCCTTCTTCATTAAAGAGGCTGTATTACCAAGATAAGTTTGATAAGTTCTTAAACTTATTGCACAGTATGCATAGGGAATTTATTAATAAAGGTCATCGTTATGAGATTCTAATCATGGGTCAATTGATTCAGGCACTTGCCATGCTACAGCGCTACGAATGTGATGATAGCTTGGTTTCGACGCCCGTAACTAACATGGATAACGCCATCCAATATATCAACGAGCATTTTGCAATGAATATAACAGTTCAACAAGTAGCGGAGCGTTCATTTATGAGTGCTAGTCATTTTCAACGACTATTCAAGAAAACAACAGGTGTTACGTTTATGCAGTATTTGCAAAATATCCGTATACAACGCTGCTGCGAGCTATTGAAATCAACCGAGATTTCGATTCAGGAGGCCGCGAATCAGGTTGGATATCAGGATATGAAGTTTTTTCATGCGTTATTTCGTAAAAAGACGGGTGTAACGCCGAGGCAGTATCGGAAGAGCACGCAGGATCTAGAGTTTCCGTTGGCTTCGTCAGAATAA
- a CDS encoding DUF5605 domain-containing protein, producing MKQDTKVERWALFETALQSSEIPEKPFRDVRLEATFQIGDREVKVDGFYDGENVFLIRFMPDSVGTWLFSTRSNAPSLNAIHGQFECVEASSSNHGMVRVGSQYGFEYADGTSYMPFGTTCYAWIHQHESLQEATLQELEHSPFNKIRMCIFPKRYAFNMVEPELFPFRGSKEHGFDLERFEPRFFQQLDYRIRQLGELGIEADIILFHPYDKGHWGFDRMSGEQDESYLRYVIARLSAYRNVWWSLANEYDFMTEKQPEDWDRLFQLVQQYDPYQHLRSIHNGTKMYDPSSLHLYDHAKSWVDHVSLQHWDLMATDTIRKQYGKPVVVDECCYEGDIPRRWGNITGEEMTHRFWEGMVRGTYVGHGETYMHEDNIIWWSHGGKLHGTSSERIGFLRQIFEEAPRQLKVIDSIKDVPTLGVEGEYYLLYFGIHRPALRPVQLPEGNEYEAEIINTWSMTIERIEGRFTGDCTIQLPSKPYLALRIRRCST from the coding sequence TTGAAACAAGATACGAAGGTAGAACGCTGGGCTCTTTTTGAAACCGCTTTACAATCCAGCGAAATACCAGAGAAACCATTTCGCGACGTCCGGCTGGAGGCCACATTCCAGATCGGGGACCGAGAGGTCAAGGTAGATGGATTCTATGATGGAGAGAATGTATTCCTCATCAGGTTCATGCCAGATAGCGTTGGCACATGGTTGTTCTCAACCAGAAGCAATGCTCCGTCGCTGAATGCTATACATGGACAATTTGAATGTGTAGAGGCCAGCAGCTCTAATCATGGTATGGTCCGAGTTGGATCCCAGTACGGGTTCGAATATGCAGATGGCACATCCTATATGCCATTCGGAACTACTTGCTACGCCTGGATTCATCAGCATGAATCCTTACAAGAAGCTACGCTTCAGGAGCTTGAACATTCACCTTTTAATAAAATTCGCATGTGCATATTTCCGAAAAGGTATGCGTTTAATATGGTTGAGCCGGAGCTCTTTCCATTTCGGGGATCGAAGGAGCATGGCTTTGATCTTGAACGGTTTGAGCCTCGCTTCTTCCAGCAGCTTGATTATCGGATTAGGCAGCTCGGTGAGCTTGGTATAGAAGCGGATATTATCTTATTTCACCCCTATGACAAAGGTCATTGGGGCTTCGACCGAATGAGTGGAGAGCAGGATGAATCGTATCTCCGCTATGTGATTGCACGATTGTCTGCCTATCGTAACGTATGGTGGTCGCTCGCAAATGAATATGATTTCATGACGGAGAAGCAGCCTGAGGATTGGGATCGATTGTTTCAACTCGTTCAGCAATATGATCCTTACCAGCATCTACGCTCCATTCATAACGGGACGAAAATGTATGATCCATCATCGCTTCATCTGTATGATCACGCTAAGTCATGGGTTGATCATGTGAGCCTTCAGCACTGGGATCTAATGGCAACAGATACGATCCGAAAGCAATATGGGAAGCCCGTTGTTGTTGACGAGTGCTGCTATGAAGGAGATATTCCTCGCCGCTGGGGCAACATTACGGGAGAAGAGATGACGCATCGTTTTTGGGAAGGAATGGTTCGTGGCACTTACGTTGGTCATGGAGAGACGTATATGCACGAAGATAACATCATTTGGTGGTCGCATGGTGGCAAGCTGCATGGAACAAGCTCGGAGCGAATCGGATTTCTTCGCCAGATCTTTGAAGAAGCGCCACGACAACTCAAAGTTATTGATTCGATCAAGGACGTACCGACTTTAGGCGTAGAAGGTGAATACTATTTGTTGTATTTCGGGATTCATCGTCCAGCTCTTCGACCGGTTCAATTGCCGGAAGGGAATGAATATGAAGCAGAAATAATCAACACTTGGAGCATGACAATCGAACGAATTGAAGGGAGGTTTACAGGGGATTGTACGATTCAGCTTCCTAGTAAGCCATATTTAGCATTGCGGATTCGACGTTGTAGTACATAG
- a CDS encoding ABC transporter ATP-binding protein, with product MGRIVLKNVEKRYGKDKLYAVKDFNLEIEDGEFLVMVGQSGCGKSTTLRMIAGLEDITSGELYIGDKLVNNLPPKDRDIAMVFQNYALYPNMNVYENIAFGLRLRKESKHEIDQSVKSTSRVLEIEQYLDRKPKALSGGQRQRVALGRAIVRKPSVFLMDEPLSNLDAKLRVHMRTEIIRLHKQLGVTTVYVTHDQVEAMTMGNRIVVMKDGLIQQVDAPRVIYNNPKNMFVAGFIGTPPINFIEGKVEEAEGGKLHLKTKRNYLMIADEHIPLLRKHGKVNKRVVLGFRCENVYVDPELVDRHPQSQITGTLKLSELMGADTYLYLNIGTDASLVVRTFTGIDYNEDEPITVALNMSKALYFDKDTTENLMYE from the coding sequence ATGGGGCGCATTGTACTTAAGAATGTGGAGAAACGGTATGGAAAAGACAAGCTATATGCTGTCAAAGACTTCAATCTGGAAATTGAAGACGGTGAGTTTCTTGTGATGGTTGGGCAATCAGGCTGTGGTAAATCAACAACACTTCGGATGATTGCAGGACTAGAGGATATCACTTCCGGGGAGCTGTATATAGGCGATAAGCTTGTGAATAATCTACCGCCCAAGGACCGAGATATCGCGATGGTGTTTCAGAACTATGCACTGTATCCGAATATGAACGTGTATGAGAATATTGCATTCGGTCTGCGATTGCGCAAGGAGTCGAAGCATGAGATTGATCAGTCGGTGAAATCCACCTCACGTGTTCTTGAGATAGAACAATATTTAGATCGTAAGCCAAAAGCGTTATCAGGGGGTCAACGTCAGCGTGTTGCTCTTGGCCGAGCTATTGTACGCAAGCCAAGTGTATTCCTGATGGATGAGCCATTATCGAACTTAGATGCCAAACTTCGTGTACATATGCGTACCGAAATTATTCGACTCCATAAACAGCTCGGTGTAACAACGGTATATGTAACGCATGATCAGGTTGAAGCAATGACGATGGGAAATCGAATTGTTGTAATGAAGGATGGTCTCATACAACAGGTGGATGCGCCGCGTGTAATTTATAACAATCCGAAGAATATGTTTGTCGCAGGCTTTATCGGTACACCGCCGATCAATTTTATTGAAGGAAAGGTTGAAGAGGCAGAAGGTGGGAAGCTTCACTTAAAGACTAAGCGTAACTACTTAATGATAGCAGACGAGCATATACCACTGCTGCGGAAGCACGGAAAAGTAAACAAACGAGTCGTACTAGGTTTTCGTTGTGAAAATGTATACGTAGATCCGGAATTGGTGGACCGTCATCCACAATCCCAAATCACAGGAACACTTAAGCTGTCAGAACTCATGGGTGCTGATACCTATTTGTATCTTAACATTGGGACGGATGCATCATTAGTTGTCCGTACATTTACTGGCATTGACTACAACGAGGACGAACCGATCACTGTCGCTCTCAATATGTCGAAAGCGCTTTATTTTGACAAGGATACTACGGAAAACTTAATGTACGAATGA
- a CDS encoding extracellular solute-binding protein, which produces MLRALRRWRASIGLTLALVLVLLLSSASGYAENSTVQSSDQQQEASVAKDQEQHKTNSDNTNEPYFLDKLAEWKKSGATSDHDGKLIISATDYVRTSDGAHVQVSDVDGKSNVLNWSIQNNEWIEYEFNVTQAGLYQMNLTYRPVTDNTHKRAILLNTTMDGKNDFLESKSISLDRHWKDPDKLNLDANGDQVRPMSVDISGWMTTSLRDSGGAYVEPLEWYLTPGKHTLRFTSNEPMTLSTIELTAPEKILDFQTVSKSRPKVNAASANIAPIVLEAEKSDWKSASSVGLKYDNDTESTPYIGGKIRYNSVDGSRWSSGNGEISWSFDVSESGYYKIGLRVMQNFSSNRSTFRTIRINGEIPFSEMMAYQFPYGSGWQGIPITDDNDQPYLFYLEKGTNTISMQVTQAPVKELMTELEEIVSKLMSLGEDLKALTGGSEDTNRTWKMDQDLPGFTTSLQAISEKLGSVQKRLVEVNGRKDGVTQGLYTTLKDIESMLASPSNIPYNIDNFVTMQGKVADYMQQLKNQPLGLDRIYIVPSDQPFPKMIATAFQKVKGSFINFFYSFQAKEDLGDMDESVLNVWVLRGRDYINQLQELADEEFTTQTGIKVKVNLLPDTNLLVLMNAAGMAPDIALGLPQTLPFDYAIRNGLLDLTQFSDFDSVFQRFSPGTWLPFYYNKGYYGIPETQSFSMLYYRKDILDRLGLKVPNTWEDVYNMLPILQQNNMNMMPTQHTPFFYQNGVEYFTPDGMKTGLGTEAGYQAFKEWTDLNNVYAVDQQVASFYQSFRSGTIPIGISDFSMYIQLMVAAPELNGYWGIAPIPGVKQADGQIARWMGGTEQAGVIFKRTKKAEQSWEFLKWWTSADIQEKYGSDLETINGTSFRWNTSNVEAFVHLPWKQEDLNSILEQWRWYKEIPNVPGSYFLDREIQNAWNRTVVDGINYRSSLETAIDAIDVEMRRKMVEFGTVDANGNILRKQELPVVNKPWEGVDKYVEK; this is translated from the coding sequence ATGTTAAGGGCACTTAGGAGATGGCGCGCAAGTATCGGTCTGACTCTGGCTCTCGTTCTCGTTCTGTTGCTATCATCGGCTTCAGGATACGCTGAGAATAGCACAGTACAGTCCTCTGACCAACAGCAAGAAGCATCAGTTGCGAAAGACCAGGAGCAGCATAAGACTAATTCAGATAACACGAACGAACCCTATTTTCTTGATAAGCTGGCGGAATGGAAGAAATCCGGCGCAACAAGCGATCATGATGGCAAGTTGATCATATCAGCAACAGATTATGTCCGCACTTCAGATGGAGCACATGTTCAAGTAAGTGATGTTGATGGCAAATCCAATGTTCTGAACTGGAGTATTCAGAATAATGAGTGGATCGAATATGAGTTCAACGTTACCCAAGCTGGGCTGTATCAAATGAATCTAACCTACCGTCCGGTAACGGATAATACTCACAAGAGAGCTATTCTATTGAATACTACAATGGATGGTAAAAACGACTTCCTTGAATCCAAGTCGATTTCGCTGGATCGCCATTGGAAGGACCCGGATAAGCTGAATCTTGATGCTAACGGTGACCAAGTCCGTCCAATGTCAGTAGATATCAGCGGCTGGATGACAACATCGCTTCGTGACTCAGGAGGCGCATATGTTGAACCATTGGAATGGTATTTGACGCCTGGGAAGCATACTCTTCGTTTTACGAGTAATGAGCCGATGACCTTATCCACTATTGAGTTAACTGCTCCAGAGAAAATATTAGATTTTCAGACGGTAAGTAAGTCCAGGCCGAAAGTGAACGCAGCAAGTGCAAACATAGCACCGATTGTGCTTGAGGCAGAGAAGTCCGATTGGAAAAGTGCTTCCTCCGTTGGACTTAAATATGATAACGATACTGAATCTACACCTTATATAGGCGGGAAGATCCGATACAATTCGGTTGACGGATCACGCTGGTCATCAGGAAATGGTGAGATCAGCTGGTCATTCGATGTATCTGAAAGCGGTTACTATAAAATTGGACTTCGCGTCATGCAAAACTTCTCTTCCAATCGATCGACCTTTAGAACGATTCGCATTAACGGGGAAATTCCGTTCTCCGAAATGATGGCTTATCAGTTTCCTTATGGGTCAGGTTGGCAAGGTATTCCGATCACCGATGACAACGATCAGCCTTACTTGTTCTATTTAGAAAAAGGGACGAACACCATTTCCATGCAGGTAACTCAGGCACCCGTGAAAGAGCTGATGACTGAGCTTGAGGAGATCGTGAGTAAGCTCATGTCGCTTGGTGAAGATTTAAAGGCGTTGACCGGTGGTTCTGAGGATACGAATAGAACATGGAAGATGGATCAAGACTTACCTGGCTTCACGACGAGCCTTCAAGCTATCTCAGAGAAACTGGGGAGTGTACAGAAGCGATTGGTTGAAGTAAATGGGCGAAAAGATGGTGTCACACAAGGCTTATACACAACGTTGAAGGATATAGAATCGATGCTAGCAAGCCCTAGCAATATTCCTTATAACATCGATAACTTTGTGACCATGCAAGGTAAAGTAGCTGATTACATGCAGCAGCTCAAAAATCAACCGCTTGGATTAGACCGGATTTACATCGTTCCATCCGATCAACCGTTTCCGAAGATGATAGCAACCGCCTTCCAAAAAGTGAAGGGCTCCTTTATTAATTTTTTCTACTCCTTCCAAGCGAAGGAAGATCTCGGGGATATGGATGAATCCGTGTTGAATGTTTGGGTACTACGCGGTCGGGATTATATTAATCAGCTACAAGAACTGGCGGATGAGGAATTCACGACGCAAACAGGCATAAAGGTAAAGGTTAACTTGTTGCCTGACACGAACCTGCTCGTGCTGATGAATGCTGCTGGTATGGCGCCAGATATCGCACTTGGGTTACCGCAAACATTGCCATTTGACTATGCGATTCGGAATGGCTTGTTAGATTTAACACAGTTTTCCGATTTCGATTCGGTCTTTCAGCGCTTCTCACCAGGGACATGGCTGCCGTTCTATTACAACAAAGGATACTATGGTATTCCTGAGACTCAAAGCTTCTCAATGCTGTACTACCGCAAGGATATTCTTGATAGGCTCGGACTCAAAGTTCCGAATACATGGGAAGATGTCTACAACATGTTGCCAATTCTGCAACAGAATAACATGAATATGATGCCGACGCAGCATACTCCGTTTTTCTATCAGAATGGAGTCGAGTATTTCACTCCAGACGGAATGAAGACAGGATTAGGTACAGAAGCAGGGTACCAGGCGTTTAAAGAGTGGACAGATCTTAACAATGTTTACGCCGTTGATCAACAAGTCGCGAGCTTTTATCAGTCGTTTCGTAGTGGCACCATACCCATTGGGATCTCAGACTTTAGTATGTATATCCAACTTATGGTTGCAGCTCCTGAACTGAATGGATATTGGGGGATTGCTCCGATCCCAGGAGTGAAGCAAGCAGATGGTCAAATCGCCAGATGGATGGGTGGTACAGAGCAAGCGGGTGTTATCTTCAAACGAACGAAGAAAGCAGAGCAGAGCTGGGAGTTCCTGAAATGGTGGACTTCAGCGGATATACAAGAAAAGTATGGTTCGGATCTGGAGACGATCAATGGTACATCATTCCGCTGGAATACGTCTAACGTGGAAGCATTTGTTCATCTACCTTGGAAGCAGGAAGATTTGAACAGTATTCTGGAACAATGGCGTTGGTATAAGGAAATTCCGAATGTACCGGGCAGTTACTTCCTAGACCGCGAGATACAGAATGCATGGAACCGTACCGTAGTTGATGGGATCAATTATCGTAGTTCACTTGAAACAGCTATTGATGCGATCGATGTTGAGATGCGTAGGAAGATGGTGGAGTTCGGAACCGTGGATGCGAACGGTAATATCCTTCGGAAGCAAGAACTACCTGTCGTGAATAAACCGTGGGAAGGGGTGGACAAATATGTCGAAAAGTAA
- a CDS encoding sugar ABC transporter permease codes for MSKSNAEILNKNYIPSTAVRPKGKFSLLLKEIWRYRLSYLFIAPFMICFILFILIPVVAAVALSFTSYNSLESPKFIGWDNFRYMISGDLLFLQHALPNTFKFAIIAGPLGYVASFMLAWLITLLPGKWRKWFALAMYSPSLMGGIAMTIVWLPLLSGDRIGYLNSFLLDWGFIKEPVLWVTSKDHLMSSMIVVTLWSSMGIGFLAMMAGILNVNPELYEAGKLDGIRSRLEEIWYITIPSMKPQMLFGAIMAIVGTFKAGGIGTQLSGMNPTPQYSGHLIINQIDDYGFIRFELGYASALSVFLLLLMYLSNKFCWRLFGSKGDE; via the coding sequence ATGTCGAAAAGTAATGCGGAAATCTTAAATAAAAATTACATCCCCAGTACCGCAGTTCGCCCGAAAGGAAAGTTCTCTCTATTGTTAAAAGAAATTTGGCGGTATCGGCTATCTTACCTATTCATCGCACCATTTATGATCTGTTTCATACTTTTTATACTCATTCCCGTTGTAGCAGCGGTTGCCCTTAGCTTTACGTCATATAACTCGCTCGAGTCACCGAAATTTATAGGCTGGGACAATTTTCGATACATGATATCGGGCGATCTGTTGTTCTTACAACATGCATTGCCGAATACGTTCAAGTTCGCGATTATTGCAGGACCACTAGGGTATGTGGCATCGTTCATGCTGGCATGGTTGATAACCCTACTGCCAGGAAAATGGCGCAAATGGTTTGCATTAGCCATGTATTCACCTTCACTCATGGGCGGGATTGCCATGACGATTGTCTGGCTCCCGCTCCTCAGCGGTGACCGAATTGGTTATTTGAACAGCTTCTTACTTGATTGGGGATTTATTAAGGAGCCTGTGCTGTGGGTAACGAGCAAGGATCATTTAATGTCATCCATGATTGTCGTCACATTGTGGTCCAGTATGGGGATTGGATTTCTGGCGATGATGGCAGGGATTCTGAATGTAAATCCAGAGTTGTATGAAGCGGGTAAGCTCGACGGAATAAGATCGAGGTTGGAAGAAATTTGGTATATTACGATTCCGTCCATGAAGCCGCAGATGCTCTTCGGTGCGATTATGGCGATTGTTGGGACCTTTAAAGCAGGTGGGATCGGCACTCAGCTCTCGGGTATGAATCCAACGCCGCAGTATTCGGGACATTTAATTATTAACCAGATCGACGATTATGGATTTATTCGCTTCGAGCTTGGTTACGCGAGTGCCTTATCTGTGTTCCTGCTGTTGCTTATGTATTTATCCAATAAGTTTTGCTGGCGTTTGTTCGGTTCGAAGGGGGATGAATAA
- a CDS encoding carbohydrate ABC transporter permease has protein sequence MQVASKGKLLKFSRRSKLFRLSRFEKGIALLLIVLSAFMLLPLVYIFNHAFKPYDELFVYPPTIWARQPSWQNFIELFNITSGSVVPVTRYIFNSLAVAVLSVIVVTLVSALCAYPLSKHKFPGHQLVFATIMLTMLFAPETVTIPRYLVVSNLGIMNTYWGHIMPMVAVPVAVFLMKQFVDQIPDELLDSARLDGAKEFVVFLRIVVPVIIPAVATIGIISFQTAWGNVESSTLFMQSEQMKTFPYFVQTLTANMANSVARQGAVAAAALFMFIPNLVIFLVFQSKVIATMAHSGIK, from the coding sequence ATGCAAGTCGCGTCTAAAGGCAAGCTGCTCAAATTCAGCAGACGATCCAAATTGTTCCGATTAAGTCGCTTCGAAAAAGGGATAGCATTGCTGCTTATTGTTCTTAGTGCATTTATGTTATTGCCACTCGTTTATATCTTTAATCATGCGTTTAAGCCGTATGATGAGTTGTTCGTGTATCCGCCTACCATATGGGCGCGCCAACCTTCTTGGCAGAACTTTATTGAATTATTCAACATCACGTCCGGATCAGTTGTACCCGTTACGCGCTATATCTTTAATAGCTTGGCCGTAGCTGTACTAAGCGTTATTGTCGTGACCCTGGTCAGTGCATTATGCGCTTACCCACTATCGAAACATAAATTCCCGGGTCACCAGCTTGTATTCGCAACAATTATGCTGACCATGTTATTTGCACCAGAAACAGTTACTATTCCACGTTATCTCGTCGTTAGCAATTTAGGCATTATGAATACGTACTGGGGACATATCATGCCCATGGTTGCCGTTCCTGTTGCCGTTTTCCTAATGAAGCAGTTTGTTGATCAAATTCCAGATGAGTTGCTTGATTCCGCACGACTGGATGGTGCGAAGGAATTTGTTGTGTTCTTACGTATTGTTGTACCCGTTATTATTCCAGCCGTTGCGACCATTGGTATTATCTCGTTCCAGACCGCATGGGGTAATGTCGAGTCATCCACATTATTTATGCAGAGCGAACAGATGAAGACATTTCCTTACTTTGTCCAAACACTGACAGCGAATATGGCCAATAGTGTTGCAAGACAGGGAGCGGTTGCCGCCGCTGCACTGTTTATGTTTATACCAAACTTGGTGATTTTCCTTGTATTCCAAAGCAAGGTTATCGCCACGATGGCCCATTCCGGCATTAAATGA